The nucleotide sequence TCGCCGGCAACCTGCTGTCCTGGGCCCGGCCGATCCGGTTCACCGGCGGCGTCCGCGGGCCGTACCCGACGTCCGCGCAGGCCCCGATCCACGAAGCCGACATCGCCGCCGTCGCCGCGGTGGCGCTCACCGAGCCGGGCCACGCCGGCCGGCACTACCCCATGACCGGCCCGCAGGCGCTGACCAGGATCGAGCAGCTCGCCGCGATCGGCGCGGCCATCGGCCGGGAGCTGCACTTCACCGAGACCACGCCGGACGAGTTCCGCACCGAAATGCGCTCCTACGGCGTCGGCGACGACATCGTCTCGATGCTTCTGCACTACTGGTCGGACACGGTCGAGACGCCCGACGTGGTGCGGCCGACCGTGCAAGAGCTGACCGGCCGGCCCGCCCGCACGCTCGCGGAATGGGCGCGTGACCACGCGGCGGACTTCGCCTGATCACCGCGTCCGCGGGTCCTGCGACGGATCGGCGTACAGGGGCGGGCAACCGTGTTCGACGGCTTCGGGCCGCAGTTCGTAGTGCCACGGTTCGTTGCGGTAGATCTGGCACAGCCCGTACCGGGCACCGTGTTCGGCCAGCCACTTCCGGGCCGCCGTCGGGCCGACGTCGACCGCCTGTCCCCGCACGTGCGCGGACTTGTCCGCGGTGGTCACCCAGCGGGCCGCTTCCGCTTCCGAGCCGTACTTCGCGATCCCCTGCCGCCGGAGCTGTTCCTGGTACGCCCAGGACCGCCAGCCGCCGTTGACGACGAACGCCACCCCGTCGGCCGCGGCGTCCGCCGCGGCCCGGCGCAGGGCGTCGAGCAGCTCGGGATCGAGGTTGGCCACGGCCGGGGACTCGTCGTCGAAGACCGGCAGGCCGTCCGGCACGGCGCCGTGTCCCCGGCCGAGGGACGTGCGTTGGCTGGAGGTCATGACGGCCAGTCAAGGCGGCGCGGTGTTGCCGGCACGTACGCGGTTTCCGATATGCGGCCGATAGGCGCCCGCTCGTAGCATCGGGAAGGTGCGTGTCTTGATCGTCGAGGACGAGCCCTACCTGGCCGACGCCATCCGCGACGGCCTCCGGCTGGAGGCCATCGCGGCGGACACCGCCGGAGACGGCGACACCGCGCTGGAACTGCTGAGCGTCAACACCTACGACATCGCCGTCCTGGACCGCGACATCCCCGGCCCGTCCGGTGACGAAATCGCCCGGCAGATCGTCGCCTCCGGCAGCGGGATGCCGATCCTCATGCTCACCGCCGCCGACCGGCTCGACGACAAGGCCACCGGGTTCGGGCTCGGCGCCGACGACTACCTCACGAAGCCGTTCGAACTCCGGGAACTCGTGCTCCGGCTCCGGGCGCTGGACCGGCGGCGTGCGCACAACCGGCCCCCGGTGCACGAAATCGCCGGGTTACGTCTGGATCCGTTCCGCCGGGAGGTCTACCGCGACGGCCGGTACGTGGCCCTGACGCGCAAGCAGTTCGCCGTGCTCGAAGTCCTCGTGGCGGCCGGAGGCGGGGTGATCAGCGCCGAAGAACTGCTGGAACGGGCGTGGGACGAGAACGCGGACCCGTTCACCAACGCCGTGCGCATCACGGTTTCCGTGCTGCGCAAACGGCTCGGCGAACCCGGGATCATCGCGACCGTGCCCGGCGTCGGCTACCGCATCGACACCGGGGGCGAGCACCGTGGATAGGGAACGGGGGTTGAGCGCGCGCCTCAAACTCACCCTCAGCTATGCCGGCTTCGTCATGCTCGCGGGCATCCTGCTGATGGGCGCGGTGCTGGCCTTCTACCTGTACTTCCTGCCCGACGGCTGGATCATCACCGAGGGCAACTTCTGGATCGACCGCTCGCGCCTGGTCCGCGCCTTCGTCCCGTTCATGGCCGTCGTGATCGTCTTCCTGCTGGTGTTCGGGCTGCTGGGCGGGTGGGTCCTCGCCGGCCGGATGCTCGCGCCGCTGACCCGC is from Amycolatopsis mediterranei and encodes:
- a CDS encoding NAD(P)H-binding protein, which encodes MTTTKKTVLVTGATGTVGRHLVGELLAGGHRVRALTRSPEAAGLPADVELVAGDLASPPPDGLFDDVDSVFVFPAAEVGGFAKAAAPAHLVLLSSLAAALEHERDRGSASQVHHSAIEDAVRDSGASWTILRPGTFAGNLLSWARPIRFTGGVRGPYPTSAQAPIHEADIAAVAAVALTEPGHAGRHYPMTGPQALTRIEQLAAIGAAIGRELHFTETTPDEFRTEMRSYGVGDDIVSMLLHYWSDTVETPDVVRPTVQELTGRPARTLAEWARDHAADFA
- a CDS encoding response regulator transcription factor, encoding MRVLIVEDEPYLADAIRDGLRLEAIAADTAGDGDTALELLSVNTYDIAVLDRDIPGPSGDEIARQIVASGSGMPILMLTAADRLDDKATGFGLGADDYLTKPFELRELVLRLRALDRRRAHNRPPVHEIAGLRLDPFRREVYRDGRYVALTRKQFAVLEVLVAAGGGVISAEELLERAWDENADPFTNAVRITVSVLRKRLGEPGIIATVPGVGYRIDTGGEHRG
- a CDS encoding D-alanyl-D-alanine carboxypeptidase family protein, translated to MTSSQRTSLGRGHGAVPDGLPVFDDESPAVANLDPELLDALRRAAADAAADGVAFVVNGGWRSWAYQEQLRRQGIAKYGSEAEAARWVTTADKSAHVRGQAVDVGPTAARKWLAEHGARYGLCQIYRNEPWHYELRPEAVEHGCPPLYADPSQDPRTR